Within the Bacillota bacterium genome, the region CCTTCGATATCATTCAAACCCGCGACAATCAAATCCCGCCGCTTCCGAAAGATTTCCATCATCTCGTTGCTGGGATCTTGACTGCCCGTTAAGGCCTCAATCCCAGCGTATTGGGTAAAGGTGGCGGTACAGGATTCCACATTGGTCACCAAGCGAGCCACGTCCACGGCCAGGCTTTCCGGCATCACGCCATATCCTAGGCGCCATCCCGTCATGGCATAGGTCTTGGAGAAGCCATCGAGAATGACGGTGCGATCCTGCATCCCTGGCAGGGAAGCAATACTGCGAAATTCCCCATCAAAGACCATCCGAGAGTAGACTTCATCGGACAGTACCCAAATATCCCGCTCCCGGGCAATCTCCGCTACCACCTCCAAATCCTCTTTACTGAGCATTCCCCCGGTGGGGTTGTGGGGAGAATTGAGGATAATTAGCTTGGTCCGGTCGGTAATCTTTGCCCGCAGATCATCGAGGTCAAAACGAAACTGCCGGGACTCCAACAGCGGCGCGGGAATGGCCTTGGCTCCGACGAAATTGATCACTGACTCATAGATAGGAAAACCGGGATTAGGGTAGATTACCTCATCCCCGGGATTGA harbors:
- a CDS encoding pyridoxal phosphate-dependent aminotransferase, translating into MQRARRMESLGTETAFEVLAEVRALEAQGRDIISFAIGEPDFSTPEHIKQAAIAAIERNETHYSPSAGIMPLRQTIAEYISRTRGISAKPENVVVTPGAKPIIFYTILACVNPGDEVIYPNPGFPIYESVINFVGAKAIPAPLLESRQFRFDLDDLRAKITDRTKLIILNSPHNPTGGMLSKEDLEVVAEIARERDIWVLSDEVYSRMVFDGEFRSIASLPGMQDRTVILDGFSKTYAMTGWRLGYGVMPESLAVDVARLVTNVESCTATFTQYAGIEALTGSQDPSNEMMEIFRKRRDLIVAGLNDIEGISCIMPAGAFYVFPNVTEACRRLGLRDSKALQTKLLYEGNVAVLPRTSFGRKNAEETEEYLRLSYATSEEQIIEGLKRIKRVVEA